CGCGCCGGCCGAACGGCGCGTCGGTGCGGACGATCTCGTGGCCCAGCGGGGTCAGCGAGACCGGGATCAGCTTGAAGTTCGCCAGTCCCAGCGGGATGCCGATGATCGTGACGCACAGCAGCAGACCGGTGATCACGTGGCTGAGCGCCAGCCACCAGCCCGCCAGCACCAGCCAGAGGACGTTGCCCACGCAGGACGCCGCGCCCGCGTCCCGGCGGGGCACCGCGGTGCGGCCGAAGGGCCACAGGGCGAAACCGGCGATGCGGAAGGACGCGATCCCGAACGGGATGCCGATGACCGTGACACAGAGCAGCAGGCCGGCGAGGACGTAGCCGCAGGCCAGCCAGAAGCCCGAGAACACCAGCCAGATCAGGTTGAGGAGGGTCTTCATCGCGGACCCGCCATCTCCTCCAGGCGGGAGATCCGTTCGCTCATCGGCGGG
This genomic interval from Streptomyces pactum contains the following:
- a CDS encoding YccF domain-containing protein — translated: MKTLLNLIWLVFSGFWLACGYVLAGLLLCVTVIGIPFGIASFRIAGFALWPFGRTAVPRRDAGAASCVGNVLWLVLAGWWLALSHVITGLLLCVTIIGIPLGLANFKLIPVSLTPLGHEIVRTDAPFGRR